Part of the Heterodontus francisci isolate sHetFra1 chromosome 7, sHetFra1.hap1, whole genome shotgun sequence genome is shown below.
tcatttaggcCTGAGATCAGgtgaaattccttcactcaaaagTTTGTGAATGTTTgggattctccaccccagagggttgtggatgctccatcattgaatatatttaagactgacagagattttcagggtatcaagggatatggggaacagtgGGGGAACGGTATATACGAattagcagaagtaggtcatttggcccctcgaacctgctctgccgttcaatacgatcatggccgatcaatTTGTGTATCGGATTCCACCCTCCCATCTGCCcccttgattctcttgcctaacaagaatttatcaACCTCcgccttttttttttaattgacccccgccaccaccttctgaggcagtgtgttccaaagtctctcaaccctcagaagaaatttctcctcatctctgtcctaaacaggtgacccctaattttaaaactgtgccccttagtttttgattcacccaccaggggaaacatcctctccacacccaccttgtcaagactgttcaggatcttataaacctcaatcaggtctcccctcactcttctaaattccagtggagttgaagcctgagatcagccatgatggcattgaatggcagagcaggcttgattgccgtgtggtctacttctcctatttcttgtgcctcctgccttctgtgctgcatgattctaggtAGTGATTTTCTGTGCTAggtaatagaaacagaaagtgcaggaaataaatgggtctggcagcatttggagcttttatctccacagatgctgccggacctgctgtgtatttcctgcactttgtttttatttcaaattttcagcgtcaacagtagtttgcttttatcttCATGTTAGTTTTAAATTTATTTTGAGTGTTGTGGCATTTAAGGAAAGTAACTGATGTTTTTGTTTCCAGTTCAAAAATACCACACTGTGAATGGACACAACTGTGAAGTGAGAAAAGCACTTTCACGACAGGAGATGCAGGGGCTGGGATCCGGCCAGAGAGGTAATTGGAGAGgataaaatggagggagggagagaaaatatGGAATAAAAGTTCAGTTAACTGTTTACATTATCTGTCTCGTTTCTAAGGACGTGGTAGTTCTGGAGGTGGCAATAGCCCTAGCCATTACATGGGACGTGGTGGTGGAAATTTTGGAAGTGGAAATGGAGGCGGCAACTTTAACCGAGGAGGAAATTTCAGTGGCAGAGGTATGCCAATCAAATTGAGCTTGGATTTGTCAAAATCCTAATAATTTAATGTGGTAAACTTGGCATCATCTCTATTACTAATCAAAAGTCTTGTATATACTTAAAATTTAATTATCTATTTTAGTAAAACTTATCTGAATGTTGGGTTCATCAGGATAGGTCAATATAGTGGAACACTTGTATATTTTCAGATGTTAATTTTGTATGCAGTTTTGCACTTCACGTGTGTATGTTATCTTCTGTTGACTGTCCTCTCCTGTGATTTTGGGTGGGGGAAGCCAGGATGGAGATTATAAAACTAGCTTGTGAATGTGCTGTGttcatcttttttttttctttcattctctctctctctctctcctctctctctctcctccacccaCTCCAGGAATGGGAAATTTTGGAGGTGGCCGGGATGATTATGGAGGGAGTGCTGGTGGTGGATATAATGGATTTGGTGATGGTAAGTAAAGGTTTAGAATGTCAGTATTTTAGATGTATTAATTTGCCAGTGTAAGCAGATTTCTGAAGCTTGCATTTGTCAGCTTTCTCTgagtttaaaaactgaaaaaattgagttTGCCTTTTAAAGAAAATTTGAATTGCTTTTTAACCCTAGATGAATTCAGAATATTGAGGTGCCTCCTATAAAAGAATTAATATTGATTATCTTCTGTGACATATTTTACTCCCAGCCCTTGCCAATGGCTCTTGCATTGCAGTTTATTGCTAATGGATTTGCTTCTCACTAACTGGCTTAATGGAAAACCATAGTTAAAggttggctttaaaaaaaaaaaagttgcagTGAGAAGAAACTGCTGAATGGTACTGGCAAAGATTATAATTCAAGTAGTGAAACTGGACCAAATTAAAACTTTGGAATCTCTAATAAAATTAGAACAAGCAAAAGAAAGATCATCTGAATTTCACTAGATTATAGGATGAGTGCAGGGTTTATCAAGATTGTTCTGCTCCCATCTGAGGTTAAAAGCAACTTTTGCATTTTTGTGACTTTTTTTCTAGCCATGCTAATCTGGTTGAAGGACCTGAAGTGTAAATTTTTTTATACAGAATAAAATTAAGTATATGACAAGCTTTACATTAATGTAATATTCCTCAAAGTCTCATTAGCTTCTACCACCCCCACCAAAATTTCCTGGAAGTCAAACATTATAGGTTAAAGATCAACAGTTTCAAGTATTGGTGTACTAAACTTCTAGTACGATGCAGAGCAGCTAAGATCGTGATTTTGGTTTGGACGGGCTAAGCACCAAATGGGTTGGGGGAGATTGGAGCTTGTATGATTAATTTACTGTTTGGAACAGGTTAGTCATAACCTGGGAAGCATTCATCAGACCAACCCTTGGGTGAGAGGATGGTGCAGAAGGGCTGTATAAAGGAAAACATCAATTCTTGGGTTTTTAATATAAATACCTACTAATGTTCTTCAGGTGGCAATTTTGGAGGTGGCCAAGGTTACGGcggtagaggaggaggaggatatggCGGTGGTGGCCCAGGTTTTGGCAACcaaggtggtggaggaggaggaggaggatatggtggtggtggtggctacGACAACTACAATGAAGGTGGAAACTTTGGAGGTAAGATTTTTGACTTTCAGTTTGAAAGAAAAGATATTCACAAATGGTGAATTAATCTGTAAACTCTTATTTTTAGGAAattttggtggtggtggtggtagcaGCGGTGGGAGCTATAATGACTTTGGAAACTATCCTAACCAATCATCAAATTACGGACCCATGAAGAATAGCAATTATGGGCGGAACTCTGGTCCCTATGGCGGTGAGTACATTTACTAATTATAGAGAGGGAGAACTTGCTTGGAAACATTTGTATTCATTGCAATTGAGGCTGCAGCTGCATTACTTTAGTGTATAGTCAGCTTTTATTCTTTAGGATACTAAATGAAGATTTTTTTTTCAGTTCACATGGCAAAAGAAAATATAGCGCTATTCAAAACTAAAGGGGAATCTAAACTAAAaacaaagtcctggaaatactcagcagatctggcagcatctgtggagagagaaacagagttaacgtttcaggcctgtgacttttcatcaaaaccggcaaaagttagaaatgtaatgggctttgacCAAGTAAAAgggtggggctgggggaggggaagaacaaaagggaaggtgtgtgatggggcagagggcaggacagattaatgaCAGATGTCACAGAATAAAAGGCAAAGTGAGTGGTACTAAAGTATGAGTCCAGAGAgaggtgttaatggcagaataatgaacagctgtccaaaagcaaaaacatggaaAAACAAGAAATAAACCAATTAAAAAAAATAAGTCAAAATggcagttatgctctgaaattgttgaactccatgttgagtccagaaggttgtagtgtgcctaattggaagatgtggtgctgttcctcaagctaacgttgagcttctttggaacactgtagcgggcatgagagcaggaggatgaattaaaatgacaggcaaccggaagctcgggatcatgcggattgagcagaggtgttacgcaaagtggtcacccaattgtagaggataccacattgagagcagcgaataaagtatactaaattggaagtacaagtaaattgctgcttcacctggtaggagtgtttggggccttggatggtgaggaaagaggaggtattaCACCTGCGGTTGTATAGGAAGGGGCTGAGGTGTCTGGAGTgatggagtggaccaggatgtcgtggagggattggtccctttggaatgttgactgGAAGggcagaggaagatgtgtttggcatcacgttggaggtgactggatggcagaggatgatcctttggatgtgaaggctggtggggtgaaaagttgaggttctgggaggaggggaagggatgcgggcagaagtgtgggaaatgggcagtcacggttgagggctctgtcaaccacagaggGGAGAATCttcagttgaggagaaaggaagacatcagAAGctctgtggaaggttgcatcattagaacagatacatctgagatggagaaactgggagaatgggatggagtcctttacAGGCAGCACAGTgcaaggaagtgtagtcgaggtagctgtgggatcgGTGGGCTAATAACGAATatttgtagacagcctatccccagagattgagacagcgaagtcgaggaaggaagggaagtgttgaaggtgagagggtggaaattggaggcaaagttgaagttttcagttcagggcaagagcaggaaatggcaccaatacagtcatcagtgtaccggaaaaagagttgggggagggggctgagtaagactggaataaggtgtgtttgacatatcccacaaaaagactggcataactaggacccatgaccGTTATCTGGTCTaatcctgacattgtgatcaaacctgctgtcaAGGGCGGTGCTGTTATCAGGTGTACTGATCTCAAACTTGCAGAGGCTGTTCACCAGCTCTCGGATACTTCTTTCCACCTCCCCCTGGGCCATGACCTCACCACTGAATATCAAGCTACACCcttaatttggaggaagtgagtggagttgaaggagaagttgttccatgtgaataagttcagccaggaggaggagggtggtggtggatggggactgtttgggcctctgtttgtggaagaagcagagagccctcaaactgttctAGTGGGGggtggaggtatagagagattggaggtGGTTAGAGCCAGAAAACTGGAGTCATGGGTGTgggtaggaagagactggaccaggaaggaaaaaatagtcaagataggaagaaataagttcagtggggcaggagcaggctgaaacgatgggtctaccagggcagtcctgtttgtagattttgggaaggaggtagaagtggactgtcCGGAGGTTGTGGAATTATGAGGTGGGAAGAGCTGCATAGATGAGGTCCGTGATGGTCCTGGCaatagtagcttgatgttcagtgctgGGGCTgtggtccgggggaggtaggaagaagtgtctggaaGTTGGTGCTCGACCtctaaggtagaggtcagtacgccagacaacaacagcactgttattgtcagcaggtttgatcacactgtcagggttagacctgagaacaacgtgcagcaagttcagagggagacaggttggtgagtgaggggagcagaggaaTTAAGACGGCCGATGTCacgccaacagttctcaatgaaaagaccaagaacgggtaagaggccagagggagaatactggaggtgggtgagtgggtctgctggtcggggactcctggccaaagaagtgagcccggaggtgaaacGGCGGAAGAAGAGTTAAGCGTCGTGCTGAGCACTactttcattgaggtgggggcatacggGGTTAAAACTGAGTGCTTTACTAAGTAtagatcattcagcatcagagaggggaaggtcagagggtattgtgaatacatggcaagggctgAGATTAaaaagggaagtgaagaggaagaaaGATCTGGAGCAGTGTTGgtccccatgagctgctggagctcaTGTTCCTTAACAGCTGAAAGGAAGAGAAACTTTTTTTAATGCATCAGATAAGGTGAAAGGGGAACCTAACTTGTACAATTTTTTAGCCTTTTTGTGGCATTGTATGAAGTATGTGCCAGAGTGGGGAAAGAGAATCTCTTCTGCCTAACTGGGAAAAATTCAGTTTTTCACCATCTCTCCCCTCTAATTGCTAGTAAGTATATTACTCCCTGGTCTGTTCCAGACTTTGCCTACTCTTGAAAACCCTGGATATGTTTGATTTGGAAAGCACTGTTCCCAAAAAATGTTTAATACATGTGTAGGTTCAAATTTGTTATTTGTCACTGAGGCTTTTTTTTTAAGGTGGTTATGGAtctactggtggtggaggaagtggtgGAGGAAGTGGTGGCTATGGTAGAAGATACTGAACACATTTACTGAAAGGTAAGCGTCAATACCAATTCCATGAAAATGTAGTATCCATAATTCACAGTACAATAAGTAACTCTTATCCTGTATCATTCAACAGGCAACAGTTCTTAGCAGGAGAGGATGAGCCAGGAGTTGTCAGGAAAGCTGCAGGTTACTTTGAGACAGAATATCGACCAAGTTCATTTTAAAGGCTGCCCACAGGAAGAG
Proteins encoded:
- the hnrnpa3 gene encoding heterogeneous nuclear ribonucleoprotein A3, with the translated sequence MESQEPKEPEQLRKLFIGGLSFETNEESLKEHFEQWGQLTDCVVMREPQTKRSRGFGFVTYSAVLEVDAAMSARPHKVDGRVVEPKRAVSREDSTKPGAHLTVKKIFVGGIKEDTEEYHLRDYFEKYGKIENIEVMTDRGSGKKRGFAFVTFDDHDSVDKIVVQKYHTVNGHNCEVRKALSRQEMQGLGSGQRGRGSSGGGNSPSHYMGRGGGNFGSGNGGGNFNRGGNFSGRGMGNFGGGRDDYGGSAGGGYNGFGDGGNFGGGQGYGGRGGGGYGGGGPGFGNQGGGGGGGGYGGGGGYDNYNEGGNFGGNFGGGGGSSGGSYNDFGNYPNQSSNYGPMKNSNYGRNSGPYGGGYGSTGGGGSGGGSGGYGRRY